Proteins from one Actinomycetota bacterium genomic window:
- a CDS encoding phosphoribosylaminoimidazolesuccinocarboxamide synthase, protein MSVMAEIHARGKVRDIYEAGVGRLVLVATDRISAFDVVLPTAIPDKGRGLTALTLFWLDRTAGIVPNHLLTADVREFPAPFTGEPELAGRSMLVKRAEMVPIECVARGYLSGSGWKEYRTSGSVCGIPLPEGLRESDRLPETIFTPATKAAEGHDLNISLEEAGELVGQGLAERLKELTVAVYEHCAAIARERGIIIADTKFEFGFAGGKLILCDEVLTPDSSRFWPADRYAPGGPQPSFDKQYVRDWLDASGWDHEPPPPQLPADVAEQTAARYREAYERLTGEPWSAYLERIGAA, encoded by the coding sequence ATGAGCGTGATGGCCGAGATCCACGCACGCGGCAAGGTCCGCGACATCTACGAGGCCGGCGTTGGCAGGCTGGTGCTGGTGGCCACGGACCGGATCTCCGCGTTCGACGTGGTGCTGCCCACGGCCATCCCCGACAAGGGGCGCGGCCTGACCGCCCTCACGCTCTTCTGGCTGGACAGGACCGCCGGCATCGTCCCGAATCACCTGCTGACGGCGGACGTCCGGGAGTTCCCGGCGCCGTTCACGGGCGAGCCCGAGCTGGCGGGCCGGTCCATGCTGGTGAAGCGTGCGGAGATGGTCCCGATCGAGTGCGTGGCCAGGGGCTACCTGAGCGGGTCCGGGTGGAAGGAGTACCGGACGTCCGGGTCGGTGTGCGGCATCCCGCTGCCGGAAGGGCTCCGCGAGTCGGACCGGCTCCCCGAGACGATCTTCACGCCCGCCACCAAGGCGGCCGAGGGTCACGACCTGAACATCTCGTTGGAAGAGGCCGGGGAGCTGGTCGGCCAGGGACTGGCCGAGCGGCTCAAGGAGCTGACCGTCGCCGTGTACGAGCACTGCGCGGCGATCGCGCGAGAGCGCGGCATCATCATCGCCGACACCAAGTTCGAGTTCGGGTTCGCCGGCGGCAAGCTCATCCTGTGCGACGAGGTGCTCACCCCGGACTCGTCGCGGTTCTGGCCGGCCGACCGGTATGCGCCCGGCGGTCCGCAGCCGTCGTTCGACAAGCAGTACGTCCGGGACTGGCTGGACGCCAGCGGCTGGGACCACGAGCCGCCCCCGCCGCAGCTCCCCGCCGACGTCGCGGAGCAGACGGCCGCCAGGTACCGCGAGGCGTACGAACGCCTCACCGGCGAGCCGTGGTCGGCGTATCTGGAACGGATAGGAGCCGCGTAG
- the purS gene encoding phosphoribosylformylglycinamidine synthase subunit PurS gives MKYHFDVVVRLKGGLLDPQGKAIEDSLPHLGWTNVSDVRVGKHIELDVEAESEDEALADVDEIAAQLLSNPVIEEVDVQHGSAKGWTRYEAEATS, from the coding sequence GTGAAGTACCACTTCGACGTGGTGGTCCGTTTGAAGGGCGGGCTGCTCGACCCCCAGGGCAAGGCTATCGAGGACTCCCTCCCCCACCTGGGCTGGACGAACGTGTCGGATGTTCGGGTGGGCAAGCACATCGAGCTCGACGTCGAGGCGGAGAGCGAGGATGAGGCGCTGGCCGATGTGGACGAGATCGCCGCCCAGTTGCTTTCCAATCCGGTCATCGAGGAGGTCGACGTTCAGCACGGATCGGCCAAGGGCTGGACGAGGTACGAGGCGGAGGCGACATCGTGA
- the purQ gene encoding phosphoribosylformylglycinamidine synthase subunit PurQ, with amino-acid sequence MLRPRVGVVTFPGSLDDRDALRAVRFLGAEGVALWHADPDLHGVDAVILPGGFSYGDYLRTGAIARFAPVMEPIRKFAEAGGPVLGICNGFQILCEAGLLPGALIRNAGLKFVCRRVHVRVETSLSVITAGLVAGEVLEVPVKHGEGQFVASHDDLARIEGDGLVLFRYCAPDGDLDGGRNPNGSTNAIAGLRNEGGNMVGLMPHPEHAVDPDTGPVGGQPLLTSLLEQALVRA; translated from the coding sequence TTGCTGCGGCCGCGCGTCGGCGTCGTCACGTTCCCCGGGTCGCTGGACGACCGGGACGCCTTGCGCGCGGTGCGGTTCCTGGGGGCCGAGGGCGTGGCGCTGTGGCACGCCGACCCGGACCTGCACGGCGTCGACGCGGTGATCCTTCCTGGCGGGTTCTCGTATGGCGACTACCTCCGGACCGGCGCGATCGCTCGGTTCGCGCCCGTCATGGAGCCGATCCGGAAGTTCGCCGAGGCGGGCGGGCCGGTCCTCGGCATCTGCAACGGGTTCCAGATCCTGTGCGAGGCCGGCCTGCTGCCGGGCGCGCTGATCCGGAACGCCGGCCTGAAGTTCGTGTGCCGCCGCGTCCATGTCCGGGTCGAGACCTCGCTGTCGGTGATCACGGCCGGGCTGGTGGCGGGCGAGGTGCTGGAGGTGCCGGTCAAGCACGGCGAGGGCCAGTTCGTGGCCTCCCACGACGACCTGGCCCGGATCGAGGGCGACGGCTTGGTGTTGTTCCGGTACTGCGCGCCGGACGGCGACCTGGACGGGGGGCGCAACCCCAACGGCAGCACCAACGCCATCGCCGGCCTCCGCAACGAAGGGGGCAACATGGTCGGGCTCATGCCCCACCCCGAGCACGCCGTCGACCCCGATACCGGGCCCGTCGGCGGCCAGCCCCTGCTGACCTCGCTGCTGGAACAGGCGCTCGTTCGGGCGTGA
- the purL gene encoding phosphoribosylformylglycinamidine synthase subunit PurL, translating to MKTEHALHRALGLTDDEYAAVCDTLGREPNRTELAMYSVMWSEHCSYKSSKVHLRRLPTEGERILVGPGEDAGVVDLGDGLAAVFKMESHSHPSAVEPFQGAATGVGGIVRDILSMGARPVALLDPLRFGPLDNPRNRLLLHGVVAGIGHYGNCVGIPTVGGEIAFAECHTANPTVNVMCVGLAPADRLMRSRAEGEGNLLVLIGASTGRDGIGGVSVLASRTLEDDAEDSRPSVQIGDPFVEKLLIECCLELIEAGLLEGLQDLGGAGITCAVSESVSRAGMGADLDLDAVPLRQQGMEPFEILTSESQERMLAVVRPDRLDAVTALCRKWGLPAPVVGRVAPGGLVRARLAGAVVAEVPAQSLAVEGPEYHRPMSPPAGLEELQDDDPTFETPSVPVGEALLALLSSPNVASKRWVFEQYDSLVQGQTVLGPGADAAVIRIEESLRAMAVSTDGKGRYGALDPYLGAAHAVAEAARNVAAVGAKPLAITNCMNFGNPERPEVMWAFAESIRGMADACRALGTPVTGGNVSFYNESGDSSVYPTAVVGMLGLVEDYRLLVRTGFPEPGLVVYLLGETLPELGGSEYAEVVLGRVSGRPPALDLDRERHLLELLQEAAGGDVLASAHDCSDGGLAVALAECAIATGTGFAVALPGDLPPHVALFSESASRVVVSVRPGNAAALEALCRDHHTPFARIGETGGPRMVFDTQFELTVEDARALYEAAIPKLLQS from the coding sequence GTGAAGACGGAACACGCCCTGCACCGCGCGCTGGGCCTGACCGACGACGAGTACGCGGCCGTGTGCGACACGCTGGGCCGCGAGCCCAACCGCACCGAGCTGGCCATGTACTCCGTGATGTGGTCGGAGCACTGCTCCTACAAGTCCAGCAAGGTGCACCTCCGGCGGCTGCCCACCGAGGGCGAGCGCATCCTGGTCGGCCCGGGCGAGGACGCCGGGGTGGTGGACCTCGGTGACGGCCTGGCCGCGGTGTTCAAGATGGAATCGCACTCCCATCCCAGCGCGGTGGAGCCGTTCCAGGGCGCCGCGACCGGCGTGGGCGGCATCGTCCGAGACATCCTGTCCATGGGCGCCCGCCCCGTCGCCCTGCTCGACCCGCTGCGGTTCGGCCCGCTCGACAACCCCAGGAACCGGCTCCTGCTGCACGGCGTGGTGGCGGGGATCGGGCACTACGGCAACTGCGTCGGCATCCCCACGGTGGGCGGCGAGATCGCGTTCGCCGAGTGCCACACCGCGAACCCCACGGTGAACGTGATGTGCGTGGGCCTGGCCCCGGCCGACCGGCTGATGCGCAGCCGGGCCGAGGGCGAGGGGAACCTGCTGGTGCTGATCGGCGCGAGCACCGGCCGGGACGGGATCGGCGGCGTCTCCGTGCTGGCGTCGCGGACCCTGGAGGACGACGCCGAGGACAGCCGCCCCAGCGTCCAGATCGGCGACCCGTTCGTCGAGAAGCTCCTCATCGAGTGCTGCCTGGAGCTCATCGAGGCGGGGTTGCTGGAAGGACTCCAGGACCTCGGCGGTGCCGGCATCACCTGCGCCGTGAGCGAGTCGGTGTCCCGGGCCGGCATGGGGGCCGACCTCGACCTCGACGCCGTCCCGCTTCGCCAGCAGGGGATGGAGCCGTTCGAGATCCTGACCTCGGAGTCCCAGGAACGGATGCTGGCCGTGGTCAGGCCGGACCGGCTCGATGCCGTCACCGCCCTGTGCCGCAAGTGGGGGCTGCCCGCCCCCGTGGTCGGCCGGGTCGCCCCCGGCGGCCTGGTCCGGGCCAGGCTGGCCGGCGCCGTGGTCGCGGAGGTGCCCGCCCAGTCATTGGCCGTGGAGGGCCCCGAGTACCACCGGCCCATGTCGCCGCCGGCGGGACTGGAGGAACTCCAGGACGACGACCCCACCTTCGAGACCCCCAGCGTCCCGGTGGGCGAAGCGTTGCTGGCCCTGCTGAGCTCCCCGAACGTGGCCAGCAAGCGGTGGGTGTTCGAGCAGTACGACTCCCTGGTGCAGGGCCAGACCGTGCTGGGGCCGGGCGCGGACGCCGCCGTCATCCGCATCGAGGAGTCGCTGCGGGCCATGGCGGTGTCCACGGACGGCAAGGGCCGGTACGGCGCGCTCGACCCCTACCTCGGGGCGGCCCACGCGGTAGCGGAGGCGGCCCGCAACGTCGCGGCCGTGGGCGCGAAGCCGCTCGCCATCACCAACTGCATGAACTTCGGGAACCCGGAGCGGCCCGAGGTGATGTGGGCGTTCGCGGAATCCATTCGCGGGATGGCCGACGCCTGCCGGGCCCTCGGCACGCCCGTCACCGGCGGGAACGTCTCGTTCTATAACGAGTCCGGCGACTCCAGCGTGTATCCCACGGCGGTGGTCGGCATGCTGGGCCTGGTCGAGGACTACCGGCTGCTGGTCCGAACGGGGTTCCCGGAGCCGGGCTTGGTCGTCTACCTGCTCGGGGAGACGCTGCCGGAGCTGGGCGGCTCCGAGTACGCCGAGGTCGTCCTGGGACGCGTGTCGGGGCGGCCACCTGCCCTGGACCTGGACCGGGAACGGCACCTGCTGGAGCTGCTCCAGGAGGCGGCTGGGGGCGACGTGCTGGCCTCCGCGCACGACTGCTCCGACGGTGGCCTCGCCGTTGCGCTGGCCGAGTGCGCCATCGCCACCGGGACGGGGTTCGCCGTGGCGCTGCCCGGCGACCTCCCGCCGCACGTGGCGCTGTTCTCCGAGTCGGCGTCCCGGGTCGTGGTCAGCGTCCGTCCGGGCAACGCCGCCGCGCTGGAGGCGCTGTGCCGTGACCACCACACGCCCTTCGCCAGGATCGGCGAGACGGGCGGCCCCCGCATGGTCTTCGACACGCAGTTCGAGCTCACGGTCGAAGACGCCCGAGCGCTCTACGAGGCCGCCATCCCCAAGCTGCTCCAATCCTGA